DNA sequence from the Cyprinus carpio isolate SPL01 chromosome B13, ASM1834038v1, whole genome shotgun sequence genome:
aactgtatgaagcgtaagatgacgtacaggtctgggggcggggccagtgcgttaaaatatttatttttttcataactaattaagttaaagtgttaaagtgacagccctaatatatataacgttatatgtcacatacagtaaatgaagttaaaaataaactaatttctgTTCCAAACTTAcaggtttttgtttatattatttcgTTTTGCATTGTTGGTTATATAAACCTTTGTGCCATATGGTCAGAGTCTCAAGTTGTGCTGTTCTTCAGAAGATGTTTTAGATCAAAACAGCAGCAGATCTAGTATCGTGAAACACATTTCTCATCACTCCTCTCTGATAGGAAACAAAGTGGACATTCGAGGTCACAAACTATGGCATTTAATTCAAAGGCTTTTCTGCTTACATTTGTACAATAAATTACACACGGTCCATCTTCTGATGAGCTTAATAAATATGATAGAACTTCCCGTTAAGCtttgacactctctctctctctctctctctctctctctctctctctctcgctcgctcgctcgctcgtcTTTACAAACACCTCTGAACATTTTTGTAAAGATCCATAAAACTTTACAGTTCATGTACAGACTGGAAAATACCACAttataagaaaaagaaaaccttgTACAAGCACAGTTTAACAGAAACACACAAAGACGGGAAccaaaaagtatgaaaaactgAATCAAAACTAACTTCTATGCGAGAACCAAACACAAAAGAGCGGAGAGGAAAATGAACATGCTTCTACTTTCCGGATGTACACAGATGCTACggttaaaacagtaaaactgtacaGAAAGGTACATGGTATTAACAGTGCAAGATATTAAATAGCTCGACTCAAAACACACTTCTCAATATACAAATGTGTAACAAAGGCATACAGTTACGTACAAGTGCCAACCGCTACAGACCTTCAGGTTATGATACAAGAGGGAGTCTATACAAAGGAAACTCTGGAGATCTTCAGGACATACGACGCTGTTTGACCATCGTGACCCTTTCCCCGGTCAGATGGAGCAGGTTTAGAGATGACAGCGCTGACGCTTTCAAAGTAAAGAGAGCCACATCAGATGTTCCTTGCTTCTCGGAGCTTCTCCTGGTTTTACTGttaaagcagtagttcacccCAAATGAACATCGACTCGTCCTCATGTCTTCACTCAAACCACGCTGTTGTTTCTTCTTGGAGTGGCTGTTGTGCTATATTAGAGGTCTTGTAGATACGTAAAAAATAAGGTAATAGCGAcgttttatctcgcaattctgtcattttctcgcatcttcatttttacttttttttttttttttcttttttttttttcttgcaattgcaagtttacatctacGCGATtctgccatatttttttttctttcagaattctgaattttgtgacacagttttgactttttcttcCTCGGGAGTTCAGCATAAGTTTGACTTTACATGGAATTCTCGGACAATTTTGAGCTCGTCACAATCccgttgtttttatttaaatcggAATTCTAAGTTTAAATGTTGCAATTCTGAtgcatttttctcagaattctgcatttacatctcacattttttaagaattcagattcacaattttacttttttttttcctgagaattGAGTTTGCATCTTGCatcttaaaattatgtttttatatttgagttttctttcttttttattctgtattttttctgAGTTGCAATTATGCCATTCTtgtttaaattctttatttaaatttgtcaTCTCGCACTTCTGAGCTTTTTCTCAAAATTCAAAGTtgcatgtcaatttttttaatttttctcagaattctgagtttaattcTTGTAATTCTGATGTTTTCTTCTCGAATTCTAAATTTACATGTTGCAATTTTGACTATTCTCAGAATTATtagttaacatctcacaattctgccatTTCTTTTCTTGGGCTTTCTCTCTGCAATTCTAAATTTCAGCTCACAATTCTGCCATTTCTTTTCTTGGAATTTCAGTTTAAATCTGCAATTCTAAATttgcatctcacaattctgtaattttttttttgcgagaTTAGGAGTTAgctcttatttttttatactgtggtggaaacaagcttcctctgatagatttgtgtgagaaacagactgaaattatgTTGTTTTCAGAGACTGACAGATGTTGGAGGAAAAAcaaacatctgcttttgtgtttcacgGGAAAATATCATCAAATGGTTTTGGaagaacatgaaagcattttcatttttaggtgaactcttGCTTTAACCCACAGTCCGTCTGTCACTGCAAGCACAAGCCACCAAACCAGCGGACCGTTTCTTACAGAGGCCTACACTTACGGCAGTGGAAAAAAGAGGTGGGAAATGGAAATAAGgaagacataaacacacaaaggCTTCGTACAGAACAGAACGGCATCTGTCATTGCACACGATCACAGATGAATCTGCCATTGCACTTCTGAATACTGCCACATTAACCATTTAAACCCCACAGGGTCTGGATAGATTTCAgtagtaaaatacatttagaatccTGGCTGCCAGAAAAGTCATCAATTCTCAAATTGTCAACAATCATAATACATTTCACCTCCAGAGATACTGAACGCAAACTCTGTCCGTCTCCAAACGTGAGCGCGTGGCTCATTAGCCCTTATCCCGGCTCGCTCGCTTCTCCATCGACGAGACAAACACATGAACAAACGCAGAGGATCGAGCGGGGAACGCTGAAGATGAAGGGCTGAGCAACATATCGTTCATAAGGCTTTctgaaatcattcaaaataaaacaatggacAAATTGGGATTTAAAATTCATAAGGCGTGATCTGAACCAAAACACATCCAAGTCAAATTTAACCCTAAAACTAAACTAATTCAATtgtgaaattaatttatatataattattaaatatacagttcTTATCACTTTTAACAGTGATTTTCATTACGGCAATATGGCAtttttaattatctatttaataaacaataatatgcaAAAAATCTTTCATAATGAAACCAATTTTTAGGGCCATtaagatttctgtttttcattatgacatgatttatatataattatttattaaatatataattctcAATTGCTACtgtaacagtattttaaaaaactgcatattaaaataataataataaataataataataaatatgattataataatatataaaataataataatttaacatgttgattaaaaaaaaaatctaattattttgaatgtttttgtaaaattactgtaatacagtatattttaattatatatttaataaacaagtacATATATGAAACgtttcacaattaaaaaatgaaacctaTTTAAAGGAGcgttaaggttttttttcattgtgaaatttatatgtaattatttattaaatgtataattattattgtcaGAGGTGATTCTCAGTactcaaatacagtattttaaaagtcatattaaacaaattatacagaaaaaaaattcacaatgaaaaaaatcataacgaaacctgttttttttttgttgtgaaattgCTTAGATCATTTCCAATCTCAGTGATTATCATgaatctcattactgtaatacagtatttatattaatatactgtatatatcaatgTGAATTACATTCATTGTGAAATTCTGAATCAGTGGtgattcttattactgtaatacagtattttttaaatgttatatttaataaattatcacaattaaaaaatgcagtaatttactttcatattttagttttttctgagcaaaaaaacaaacaaacaaacaaacaaacaaacaaactactgtaatacagtattttatatataatatatatacatatatatattatatacatatatatatatatatataaaatttttagggtgaaatatgacctggacagaCTCTTGATTCCTGTtatgattaaaaagaaaagcagacaTTCTGTTTCATGTGAGTTTGGGCTCTGTTATGAAACACGTATCTACCCCTGGATTACAGGTTAGCCAGCACTGAGCGTTTCCCAGCATTCCTCACGAGTGCCCAAACCGTAAGGCACTGCAGCGTCGACTGACCGTCAGTGAACGTCCATGTTTCTAAACTCTGCCGCCTCTTTAACGGCCCGGGACCGCTGGATCTGAGGGTGAATTACAGTGTTCAGTCACTGTAGACGAATTCATATTCAAAGACAGAATCAAATATTCATAATGGTCAAAAGTGAATGGGATTGGTTTGTAAAACGAACGGACGAAGAAACAGAAATAGTCTTTGTCCCGTTGTCAAACCCGACCCACCCACAACTCTCAGAAAGAAAGTGCACTTGAGTGCAATTAGCTTGCCAAGGAAACAGTTGTCGATATAAAATAGTGCTTGTTGCTGTCTGGTGGCTCTGGTTTCGTCCCGTCGCTGTGTCCGTCAGTGTCTCTGGGGCGGGCCGGGTGCTGGTTAAGTGCTCTGTGCTGCTCGCCGCCGGCGTCCCGCTGCTGTCACCTGCACTCCACAGACAGCCCCGAGGTCTGCGGCGCGCTGGACACTGTGGGCTCGGCCAGCGTCAGCATGACAGCCGCCGTCAGAGAGCTGGAGGAGGGCGAGGATGAGGACGAGGATGCCGCTGCACCTGCTGGGACACAAGAGGGGTACGGGTGAGCAATCGTCTTGTTCaaactcttgttctgtccaggatGGACTATTGCAGTGTtctcttccagccagttctatcaaacctttacaattaatccagaacacggcagcaagattaatttttaacgaaccgaaaagaatgcatgtcacacctctgtttataaATTTCCACTGACTACCAATAGCTGTTCGCATAAAATTAAAGGCATTGATGTGTGCTTACAAAAccagcactggctctgcacccctttaacTAAATTCATtccttcagacttatgtgcctctagaagcttgtgttctgcaagtgaacgtcactttattgttcatctcaaagaggcacaaaatcactttcacagacttttacattaactgttccctcctgctgGAATGAGCTGCTCAACTCAATCTTAGCTGAGtcctctctattctaattctatttcaTTTGTTGACTctaccctctaactctagcactttctattttaattctattctttaaaaaaacttgccccttttaggCTTGAACTCTATTCCTTTACTAACTacgttttcttaaaaaaagaacactATCTTCTCTATTCTTTTTAGCTTATAAGAGTGTTCTATCATAAATTCTTTTGCTACTATTTGTGTACTTtagaagtgttttgttttaaactgttttgctGACTTTAGAGtacttaatcttttattttttctaacttgtacagcactttggtcggcctgtggctgtttttatttgtgctttataaataaaaaataaaaaaataaaaataaataaagctaaacagaaatatatatatatagctaaacagaaatatatatatatatatatataactttaaatttttaaaatgacaaaagctcacaacaaaatttccaaaaattagaaaggttgccttggcaactaagtgaaataaaattaccaAAGTTATCAcgggaataaaatatattaaaattacattgaaacatacgtaaaaacaacaaaaaaatgacaaaagtaaaaaaatataataaaacaaaattagaaatgatttcttGGAAATAACTAAGTACTTAACTTGCTAAAGCTGAcagagaaatataaataaatttaaggttaaacagaaaaaaatgaatgtatacattaataaattaacagaaTTAACAATGCCAAAAGAATGACATAATAACTAAAACTTGTACCCAAAATATACTAATAAACCTCATTCCAAAcagtaataaatactatataagtGTATAagtaacactaaaataatactggCCAACACAAACCGGAAGGTGATTAATAAAGGCGCGAGCTGGaagcactcactctctctctctttcttcttcatgCGCTTGCGTCTCCTGTCGATGGAGGCCACCTCAGATTTGAGCAGGAGGTAGTGATTCCTGATGTCCTGCAGTTTCTCCTGAAGGAACGCTATCCGCTCTAGACTGCTCATCTTCTCCAGGTCCGCTGGAGGGACAGGAGACAAAGGGATCAGCATCAAACATTCGTGTCTTCTCACTGAGAATCTGTGGCAGTCTGTGGCACTTACACATCTGGAAGCTCCACTTGCTCCGGCCGTGGGAGTGATCCGGATCGCCGTGTTTGTGGTACTTGTGGCCTGAGGGGGGCGTCCGCTTCAGCTCGCTGCTGCTCTTGGATGTGGGGGATTTGGCAGTGCTCTCGCTCATACACTGGTCCTCACTGTCACTGCTGTGAGCTGCAGCGCCAcccggaggagaggagaggacagACAAACATGAAACCTCTTCATGAACGCTCATATggtacattaaacattttacatttgcctttacattacatttagcagattatttgcaaccctggagcacaaaaccagtcataagggtccattttttttttaaattgagatgtaaacaccatctgaaagctgaataaataatctctccattgatgtgtggtttgttaggaggacagtatttgtctgagatacaactatttgaaaatctggaatctgagggtgcaaaaaaatctaaatattgagaaaatcatctttaaaggtgtccaaatgaattcttagcaatgcatattactaattaaaaattacgttttgatatatttacggaaggaagtttattaaatattttcatggaacatgatctttacttgatatcctaatgatttttggcataaaagaaaaatggataattttgacccttacaatgtatttttgttttgatcattttgactcatgcaatgtattgttggctattgctacaaatataccccagcgacttaagactgcttttgtgctccagggtcacatatatccaaagcgacttaaaagagcaatgatatgcaagtgctataacaagtctccgTTAGCTTAACACAGTTCATGTAGcgagtttaattttaattgtagttctattttatttgttgttaaattattgaaataataaattaataccaCAGCTAGTACTTTTCAGCTTCAATTTCAAACATTAAATCATCAAAACgttcattttgataaaaaaaaaaaaaacaaacaaaaaaaaaaaacggcacctTTAAACCTTCCCTTTTTTTGTTAAGCACTTATTGTTACAGGTAAGGGAAGATTTGGCGCATGGTACCAAATAATGCAgccctaatattaatattacattacaataatctaaccaaAACACAGTACTGAGAGAAAAGTGTGCTGAGAGTTCATATTCATGTTAAGATACAGTGTGAATGGAAAAGAGAACTAGACTCTTACTCCACACAGATTGAGAGGACTTCAGTGGAAGAAAACCAAACCTTAGGTATCTGTTTTGACTGCCAGCAGAGTGTGAGCAAACCATCACTTCATAAGCCAACACTTAAAGTGAGTTACTGAAGTCACTAAACCCCTGCAGCTTTTCATCACAGCTGATGCTACACTGCTGCAATACACACTCGAAACGCTTTAGACAAAGATGTGCAGAGACACTTGAGCACGCTCACATCTCTCCAGGAATAAAAGACTGGAAGGACTACAGAAGGACTGAATTACACAGAAGCtgctttttttatagaaataaagcTCCTGAGCAGTTGTGCTGAAGCTTATCAACGCTCCACTGACATCTATGAAAACGCTCTTCAAGCAGATGTCGATTTCTGTTACCTGGTTTGCGGTTCTTCTTGGGATGTAAGCTCAGGTTTTTATGACTGCGCTTGTGTTTCTTTGATGCTCCGCCGCCTTGAGACTCCTTGTGCCGCTTCTGACTGGATGAGGCTGAGAGACGGATGAGAACTCAGTCAGAAAATGCATTTCTtggaatgatgatgatgatgatgatgatgattattttttttagattttaactaGTCAAGGTTCAACgcgccatatcgcccagccctaactcTTCTAAATGAACGCTTCGCCACCATTGACGAGTTgttacggcttttcgtgttttcactgttatacacttgggggcgctattacacatcctttgaatgagtacaaaacctcccgaacaaaaacacacgtgaacacgactgaaaaactagcgatctcttatgtaaacagatgcatatgataaataatgcgatcatcagcaatagacagcatataaatgaaaactgcatgatGTTACAGAGTAAactgttgatccaggaagtggtatatctctgtgcaagctttggaggtgttgatggaagcgatttactggatttatgcttgtatccagatgtagtttttgataaaaatgtgattttatcacctttttgctcaaaatgaaaaaaaaattatgaaaactacctatattcaagtgttgataaaaaaaagagaatgctttaagctagaataaaactgatttttttgtttaaaagtagaggctttgatctttattttggtgtattgcatatttaaatattcatacagcCAAAATATACTGTacgccatcaaattttagtgaaaatcatcaaaattgctggcagaggctggcaacttttttcaaaaatgctggtggcGAAAGAGTTAAAGTTGCTGCTATCTCATAACCCTCTCATGCAAGCACTTCTCAAAGCAGCAGTCTGTTGTTGTTGCTATTTTGTTATTGTCATAATTCCGTCTCTTTAGTTTCATTTTCTTCTCTGAAACAGCAGCCTGGGCTAGtcttgccaccttgtggaacaaatGATTAGTGCAAAACCAAGTCAATGCGCATGTTGGTCATTATAGTGGAACTTGGAGAGACCAATATTTTCTGAGGTGGTACTTggcattaaaagtttaaaaaaaccaCTGATGTAGTACGTACGTACCTTTATTTTTCTGCTCGCTCTCCTGCTGGCTGCAGTTGCTTAGCGTGAGGCTACAGTTGCTGTTACTGTTGCACGACAGGTTTCCATCGAAAGCCTTGGAAGGGGAACCTGCCCCCTCTTCTTGAGGAATCTCCTGGATTTCTCCACCCAAGCTCTCCACCTCCACCGTGCTGCTGTCGGACTCGCTGCGCCCCCCCGCCTGCTCCTCCAGCAGAGCTCCTGTCGGTGAAGACACGGCTGGAGGACTGGCGGGCGGCGACGGCGCTCGGACCTCGGCGGGTCCTTCTCCCGCGGCGGGCGACTCCGGTGTAGTCGGAGGAGTGTTGAGGACCGAATTGGTGCCGCTGCTGGGATGCTCCTGCAGCTTGTCCTCGGCGATCTCCTCGTCCCGGGAGGGTTCGACGCAGGGCTCGTCCGGGGCCGTTACGGCGGGCGGAGGCGAGTTGGCCGCCTCGGTATCCGAGTCCGAAAACAGCTCCTTTAGGGTCTTCTTGGGCCACTGAACTTGGATACTGGACCACACGTCCTTCTGGCCTTTGGTACGACAGCCAGGCGATCTTTCTTCAGTCCCTGTGGATATTTTGGCTCTTTTCTCAGGGATCTCCCAGAATCCTGAACGCCCGCTTTTATTTTTCTCCTTCACTCCGTTATATTTCTTTGAAGGCGAGCCCTTAGTTTTGGGATTCCCTCTTTGCTCTTCCTTGGTTTGTGGTTCTGTTGGAGGTTCTGCTTCATCTTCAGAGCTGCTACACGACTGAGAGCCTCTATCCTCCACCGGGCCTCGTTCTTCTAACTTTTTGGGCGAACTACTTGGCAGCCAATCGCCTCCTCTGCTGCTTCTAGTTCTGCCTTTCACTGGGCTTTTCAAAGTACGTTCGCCCTGACCTTCTGCCTTTTTTCTTCTGCCGCCGGATCCTTCGAGCTCCACCTCAAATTGGCCCTTTCTCTTGCTTGTTTCGGGGCTGTCCTGGACGCCCGGCTCCTCATCTGTGGGAGCTCTGAAGGCTTCAGACGGGCTTCCGCTCTCCCAGTGCTGTGGCGTAAGCGGGCGCTCTGGAAGACCTGCTTTCCGAAGGCTCGCTTGTGCTCCTGGATGATCCTCTTCGTCGAGATCAGCGTCACCGTCGTCTTCTCGCTCACTGTCATCTGTGGAGCTTTCAGAGCCTGTGGGGAACAGAGGGATGGCACTAAAACATTAGCTCTGCTCCAGTGCTAAATTAGACAAATGAAACTGGTTTCCCCTTACCTTTTGATCAATGGATTttcatgcaattttattttagtatcattgatatactattaaagtttatgttaatattttgaaaatattgattgtattttttattttaataaagttttagtaattttgtttttgtcatttttatgtctacatgattttaattgttttagattttagtttgtttttttttgttttttttttgttttttttttaagattaaaatttatgtgaaataataatttattttttccagttaatgtttattttactacAAGTGTTAGAAATCCAACCACCAACATTTTCTAGTTGttgtaacttaatttttttttttttttttttttttttcacttttttaaaagaagtctcttctgttcacaaaggatgcatttatttgattaaaaatacagtaaaacagaaatattgtgaactatttttacaatttaaaattgttttctatgagaatatgtaaaactgtaatttatttgtgtgtttaatagatttgttttttttattttttttgtgttattcagtgttgtattttcttcagaaatcattctaatatgctgatttgctgctcaagaaacatttgttttttattattatcgtttattattatttttatctattatcatcatcagtgttaaaaacagttgtgctgattcatattttttgtgaaaaacgaTGATACTTTTTTCCTGGactctttaatgaacagaaagtttatttgaaatcagaatcttttgcaacattataaatgtctttacattgACTTGATCAAttatgcatccttgcagaataaaagtattaattttcctAAAAAATTATCTTACATAAAGAATCTTACATGTCATGTCTTTAGCGTCAGTCataattaatttaaagcaaaaaaaaaaaaaaaattcaagttcaATAATTGCCTAACATTACCAAGATTTCCATGATTGTGGGAACTCGGTAAACAAGTAagcttaaaggtgaagtgtgccaTTTCTCAGCTACTAGTgaaacaaaacatgaacacagGCAATGACAAGAACAATCATTTTTCCAAAGAAGTTTCCAAAATGCTAGCAATGTACATATAGATTTTTGCCAATtctgattttctttctaaaaactataattgacagcatatacgaacaaaaatctatacttttttttttttaatgcaaaattattaaacattacaattcccccaatctggacaaagttacagatgttctctcacttaaacaactctcaaaataaagtgctctgtgactaGAAAGGAGGTAGAAATAACAACTGAAAAGGAGTTGCTGTatattacaaaacagattttCCTTACCACTGTTtcttaaattgtcattttttcacTAACCTTATAAAATGTGTCATCTTacagtcaaattcttacattgtttcaattaatttagttacaataataagaaactgtagagctgttaccattcaaatgaaatcagtatcaacaaactccatctttccactgcaggaaacacagaagctgcatctgaagtgacattagatgcatttacacactgtttgaTGAAGCTGAGCTGctatgaatgcatttacactgctaAATTTCGAATGCATAaagaattttataatattaatgcttaaaatatttttaaacatacaaataagaaaCGTTGGGGAAAATGCAATgatagttttaaatatgaaaccaaaccagtAGGTGATgagtcatttagtcattcattcaacagattcattcaaacggctgattcattcagaaacgaggCGAGTGTCTTTAAGAATAggttactgaatcattgactcacttgattcgttcaaaacgaggattcattcagtaacgaaacaccgctgtgttgctcggagacacaAAACAGTTCCGCTGtggcttttgtttgtgttttattgttttgagtggttgtgttttaatcagtgaattttgggtataatatttaattttgtttattttgtgtattttatttgatttttatttattagcgaAATTGATTGAaatcattttgtattgtttttgttgtgcaaTGATGCGTACCTGAGtcatatattatactttttttttttttttttttttgtgacactcTGTAGGAAGTCAAATTACTAATGACTGTCGTATAGTGACTCTGAACACAAGGaagtattttagcatttaaaattgcACACTTCACCTTCAAGTAAGACTTGTAATGAAGCAGTGTGAATATAAAGGTACCTGGGAGGCCGTTGAGAATGGATGTGATCTCAATGGGCTTGACGGGCGTCTGCTGGCTTCCTTCATCACCATACTCCTCCTTCGTGGAGAAAGCATCACTGCCGGAGTTTGGTTTGGACAATCGGTTGAAGCGATTTTTGGCTGAAGGAAGATC
Encoded proteins:
- the LOC109065494 gene encoding AT-rich interactive domain-containing protein 4B-like isoform X3; protein product: MKTLEEPPYLTVGTDVSAKYRGAFCEAKIKTAKRLVKAKVTFKPSSSTAEVHDEHIRGVLKVGAVVEARNPDGIYQEATINKLTDASLYTVVFNDGDEKTLRRSSLCLKGARHFAESETLDRLPLTNPEHFGSPVIGIKGNRGGRRSNSMIVHEEVSSSSCSEEEEGDQQNEELYGKVVCVDRVVTSDKKKTTWYPALVISPDCHEDVSLKKDNVFVRSFKDGKFYTVLRKDIRELDEEKAPKADAGLKPALDAAWDFQRNGTVPNTWRTEVKDESSSSEEEDEEEEEEQEEEASSEEEEEEVEPFPEEKDNFLQQLYKFMEDRGTPINKRPVLGYRNLNLFKLYRLVHKLGGFDSIESGSVWKQVYQDLGIPVLNSAAGYNVKCAYRKYLYGFEDFCASTGITFRMDLPYKTAEKTSSKSEVNTEETASGGNAVSLSTSSAGEEQKALKEPETFSTQHAAKEENAESTAPCEDKADISSVNEEEDYHADEEENDTKEEAEESIRTAQSPVTESVKEEPCEEHHNKDLSGYDEWIKADKIVRPANKNVPKIKHRKKIKNKGERERDRIERLTDIEDLPSAKNRFNRLSKPNSGSDAFSTKEEYGDEGSQQTPVKPIEITSILNGLPGSESSTDDSEREDDGDADLDEEDHPGAQASLRKAGLPERPLTPQHWESGSPSEAFRAPTDEEPGVQDSPETSKRKGQFEVELEGSGGRRKKAEGQGERTLKSPVKGRTRSSRGGDWLPSSSPKKLEERGPVEDRGSQSCSSSEDEAEPPTEPQTKEEQRGNPKTKGSPSKKYNGVKEKNKSGRSGFWEIPEKRAKISTGTEERSPGCRTKGQKDVWSSIQVQWPKKTLKELFSDSDTEAANSPPPAVTAPDEPCVEPSRDEEIAEDKLQEHPSSGTNSVLNTPPTTPESPAAGEGPAEVRAPSPPASPPAVSSPTGALLEEQAGGRSESDSSTVEVESLGGEIQEIPQEEGAGSPSKAFDGNLSCNSNSNCSLTLSNCSQQESEQKNKASSSQKRHKESQGGGASKKHKRSHKNLSLHPKKNRKPAHSSDSEDQCMSESTAKSPTSKSSSELKRTPPSGHKYHKHGDPDHSHGRSKWSFQMSDLEKMSSLERIAFLQEKLQDIRNHYLLLKSEVASIDRRRKRMKKKERETGAAASSSSSSPSSSSLTAAVMLTLAEPTVSSAPQTSGLSVECR